In one window of Silene latifolia isolate original U9 population unplaced genomic scaffold, ASM4854445v1 scaffold_168, whole genome shotgun sequence DNA:
- the LOC141638057 gene encoding uncharacterized protein LOC141638057, giving the protein MNEERKFSKFLDMLKKLEVSLPFTEVVTQMSLYTKFLKDVLTKKRSIGGDGLVSLRVECSAILLNPMLEKLQDPGSFSIPCTVGNVSIKRALCDLGASVSILPLPTANKVGLDDMIPTSMTLQLADRSVQRPMGVIEDVPVKVGNFYIPADFIVLDIPEDQQTPIILGRSFLATGDVNISVKEGKLTFKVGGNVFEFSLTGAMSQPMFESVYSIDMLEEVINEAKDKCSGEHLEEDYEALPPILDEVEGPSPPKVDLKPLPPSLNMPILMRHTPSP; this is encoded by the coding sequence ATGAATGAGGAGAGGAAATTCTCCAAATTCTTGGACATGTTGAAGAAGCTTGAAGTTTCATTGCCTTTCACCGAGGTAGTGACACAAATGTCGCTCTACACAAAATTCTTAAAGGATGTGTTGACCAAGAAGAGAAGCATTGGAGGAGATGGTCTTGTATCTCTTAGAGTAGAATGTAGTGCAATCTTACTCAATCCCATGCTGGAGAAATTacaagatccgggtagtttttccatCCCGTGCACGGTGGGTAATGTGAGCATCAAGAGGGCACTTTGTGATCTTGGTGCTAGTGTTAGCATCTTACCTCTTCCCACTGCAAATAAAGTTGGGTTAGATGACATGATTCCCACGTCCATGACATTACAACTTGCGGATAGATCGGTACAAAGACCGATGGGTGTGATTGAGGATGTGCCGGTCAAGGTTGGCAACTTCTATATCCCGGCGGACTTCATTGTACTTGATATTCCGGAGGATCAACAAAcaccaatcattctaggaagatcTTTCCTAGCAACCGGAGATGTTAATATTAGTGTCAAGGAGGGGAAACTCACCTTCAAGGTAGGAGGGAATGTTTTTGAATTCTCTTTGACCGGGGCCATGTCACAACCTATGTTTGAAAGTGTCTACTCCATAGACATGTTGGAAGAAGTTATTAACGAAGCTAAGGACAAGTGTTCGGGGGAGCATTTGGAGGAAGACTATGAAGCTCTACCACCTATCTTGGATGAAGTTGAGGGTCCGAGCCCTCCTAAGGTAGATCTCAAACCTTTGCCCCCTTCCTTGAATATGCCTATCTTGATGAGGCACACTCCTTCCCCATGA
- the LOC141638056 gene encoding uncharacterized protein LOC141638056: MGRCVTQEEGQTNLQACHATTYGRHLSTSRTQARVLHCGFYWPFLFKDAYAMVHSCNSCQRRSNIGRRDEMPLNNILEIELFDVWGMDFMGPFPSSCGNQYILVAVDYVSKWIEAIAAHTNDSKVVTKFFKDYIFPALECLEPL, translated from the coding sequence ATGGGAAGATGTGTCACTCAAGAAGAAGGTCAAACAAATCTTCAAGCTTGTCATGCCACTACATATGGAAGGCATTTGTCCACCTCTAGGACCCAAGCTCGGGTTCTTCATTGTGGATTCTATTGGCCCTTCTTATTCAAGGATGCCTATGCAATGGTTCACTCTTGTAATTCATGCCAAAGAAGAAGTAATATTGGAAGAAGAGATGAAATGCCTTTGAACAACATTTTGGAAATAGAGCTCTTCGATGTATGGGGCATGGATTTCATGGGACCGTTTCCATCATCATGTGGCAACCAATACATATTGGTTGCGGtggattatgtgtccaaatggattgaagcaaTAGCCGCCCATACCAATGATTCAAAAGTAGTGACCAAATTCTTCAAAGACTACATTTTCCCCGCTTTGGAGTGCCTCGAGCCGTTATAA